One bacterium genomic window carries:
- a CDS encoding fimbria/pilus outer membrane usher protein: protein MELLLLALGSLVLADVPNGDDILLRVFLNEVDKGDFFLLMTPDSDLLFSEEQFQQFGLQLKGRIVKVRQKECVSLRSLEPMVQYEIEKGSILRITAEPQVFYKSFVDLSQRETKTILQTRDTAAFLNYSLRYSGTDSVSVWNVPGELALSKAGSLAITGFSLTKEHKELRFVRLTSQITWDDVKRNNRLTLGDFSAFSGTLGGVGTLGGISFSRNYSATPHFIKTPGFDFEGLLATSSEVQIYLNRQLIKTMNLGPGQFQFANLQSSTGSGEVMVVIKDAFGREQVLLLPFYLSSSLLKPGLHDFSYNAGWIRQNLGKASFDYRDPAFAGFHQYGFSSAFTAGFRAEADSNTINFGPTATFLIFNAGEISASGAYSRQAGKKGFGASLTYKFFGRKWGAHASIQTTSPEYANLSSDGERNSVRLRELAGFSFYPRSLGSFSFTLSRTTKYDSPESREFSVSFSRPLGRTASIVVSANRNREFRVTHEFFAGVNFFFDGNRSANIQYRHQNGRDRITGMISQNAPRGPGIGYRVSAEAEPRGDPGAIMNFQHKSTYGISSFDYQVQEGVDTYTLGYSGSISFINRSFHLSRPITDSFALVQVGNIKNVDVYYASEKIGSTRSNGELIVPEMVSYFENPVSIDEKDIPVNYTITELQEVVSPPLRGGSIMKFDVQRLQGFEGRLFFLDGAIKRPAEFAAFSLQVEGAIRQFTVGKGGQFYLENLTPGKYAADLVLEGQKCSLEVVIPDREDIIVDLEDYFCGQ from the coding sequence ATGGAACTTCTGTTACTGGCTCTCGGCTCTCTTGTTTTGGCGGACGTGCCGAATGGTGACGATATCTTGCTGAGAGTATTTCTGAATGAAGTAGACAAGGGAGATTTCTTTCTTCTGATGACCCCAGACAGTGATCTCCTCTTTTCGGAAGAACAGTTCCAGCAATTCGGATTACAGCTCAAAGGGCGGATCGTTAAGGTTCGGCAAAAGGAGTGTGTCTCGCTCCGGTCTCTGGAGCCTATGGTTCAATATGAAATTGAAAAGGGCTCGATCTTGCGAATCACGGCCGAGCCTCAAGTTTTTTACAAGTCTTTTGTCGATCTTTCACAACGCGAAACGAAGACTATATTGCAAACCAGGGATACTGCCGCCTTTCTAAACTACAGTCTGCGATACAGTGGTACTGATAGCGTATCGGTCTGGAATGTCCCCGGGGAGTTGGCTCTCAGCAAAGCAGGCTCGCTCGCAATCACAGGCTTTTCGCTTACGAAGGAGCACAAGGAACTCCGCTTTGTAAGATTGACCTCTCAGATTACGTGGGACGATGTGAAAAGAAACAACCGTTTGACGCTCGGTGACTTCTCCGCTTTTTCCGGTACCCTGGGCGGAGTTGGTACTCTGGGGGGAATCAGTTTTTCCCGCAATTATTCTGCTACTCCACATTTCATCAAGACACCGGGATTCGATTTCGAAGGTTTACTCGCAACATCATCCGAAGTTCAAATCTATCTGAACCGGCAACTTATCAAGACTATGAATCTTGGTCCCGGACAGTTTCAGTTCGCCAACCTTCAGAGCAGCACGGGATCCGGAGAAGTCATGGTTGTAATCAAGGATGCATTCGGACGTGAACAAGTGCTGCTTTTGCCTTTTTATCTGAGCTCCTCATTATTAAAGCCGGGACTTCACGACTTCAGCTACAACGCAGGATGGATCCGACAGAATCTTGGCAAAGCTAGCTTCGATTATCGTGATCCTGCTTTCGCTGGTTTTCATCAATATGGCTTCTCGTCGGCTTTTACAGCCGGATTTCGCGCTGAAGCCGATAGCAACACGATAAACTTCGGTCCGACCGCCACCTTTCTCATTTTCAATGCCGGAGAGATCAGCGCTTCCGGAGCTTACAGCAGACAAGCCGGCAAAAAAGGGTTCGGAGCATCGCTTACTTACAAATTCTTTGGCAGAAAGTGGGGCGCTCATGCTTCTATCCAGACTACCAGCCCCGAATACGCCAATCTATCTTCGGATGGCGAGCGGAACTCCGTTCGCTTGCGCGAACTGGCCGGGTTTTCTTTCTATCCGCGTTCATTGGGGTCCTTCTCTTTCACACTTTCCCGAACAACAAAATACGACAGTCCCGAAAGCCGCGAGTTCTCCGTTTCTTTCAGCCGGCCTCTGGGGAGAACCGCATCGATTGTTGTCTCCGCAAACAGAAACCGGGAATTCCGTGTTACCCACGAATTCTTTGCCGGTGTAAATTTCTTTTTTGACGGAAACCGCTCGGCAAACATCCAGTATCGCCATCAGAACGGAAGGGACCGCATAACGGGAATGATTTCGCAGAATGCGCCTCGCGGTCCTGGAATCGGATACAGGGTCTCGGCAGAGGCCGAACCGCGCGGCGATCCAGGGGCGATCATGAACTTTCAGCATAAATCGACTTATGGAATCTCTTCGTTCGATTATCAAGTTCAGGAAGGAGTAGACACATACACCCTCGGATATTCCGGCTCCATATCTTTCATTAACCGATCGTTCCATTTGTCCCGTCCAATCACCGACAGCTTTGCCTTGGTTCAGGTTGGGAACATAAAGAATGTTGACGTTTACTACGCCAGTGAAAAGATCGGGAGCACACGAAGCAACGGGGAGTTGATTGTCCCGGAGATGGTTTCCTATTTCGAAAACCCTGTGTCTATTGATGAAAAAGACATACCAGTGAACTACACGATTACGGAACTTCAGGAGGTGGTCTCTCCGCCTCTTCGCGGAGGAAGCATCATGAAATTTGATGTTCAACGACTGCAAGGATTCGAGGGGCGTCTGTTTTTCCTGGATGGCGCGATCAAACGACCGGCAGAATTTGCCGCATTCTCACTTCAGGTTGAAGGTGCCATCCGGCAGTTTACGGTAGGTAAAGGAGGCCAGTTCTATTTGGAAAATCTTACTCCCGGTAAATATGCAGCTGATTTGGTTCTGGAAGGGCAAAAATGCAGTCTGGAAGTGGTGATACCGGATCGGGAGGACATCATCGTAGACCTGGAAGATTATTTTTGTGGGCAGTGA
- a CDS encoding fimbria/pilus periplasmic chaperone produces the protein MKCPISLLLLLSVLMAHDLGAGDFKVNPTKLHLNENTSTTILNLSNNHQEPVTVQLEIVEWKQNEMGEDTYSPTKDIVFFPKIFTLDPDREMIVRIGYQGDFLRERERAFRLFVQELPITKPGETAIKMTLTLSIPLFVGKSQVQREGAIEGVGLKDGTLGIHVKNTGNHHLQIQKIDVIGLDESGARVFSTDASGSYVLANASKTIEIRLPETECRSAKNVSVLLSSEDLKLEASTQIQQQFCERGH, from the coding sequence GTGAAATGCCCAATCTCCTTGCTTTTGCTTCTCAGTGTTCTTATGGCTCATGATCTTGGTGCAGGAGATTTCAAGGTGAATCCGACGAAGCTCCATTTGAACGAAAACACCAGCACAACCATTCTGAACCTGTCCAACAACCACCAGGAGCCGGTGACAGTTCAATTGGAAATTGTGGAGTGGAAACAGAATGAAATGGGGGAAGACACCTACAGTCCAACGAAGGACATCGTGTTCTTCCCCAAAATCTTTACGCTGGATCCGGATCGGGAAATGATTGTTCGAATCGGCTACCAGGGTGATTTCCTGCGTGAGCGGGAAAGAGCGTTCCGTTTGTTCGTACAAGAACTTCCGATTACAAAACCTGGAGAGACTGCGATCAAGATGACGCTTACCTTATCCATTCCTCTTTTTGTCGGGAAGTCGCAAGTTCAACGTGAAGGCGCAATAGAGGGTGTGGGCTTGAAAGACGGGACACTAGGGATCCACGTCAAGAATACAGGCAATCACCACCTTCAGATACAGAAGATTGACGTGATCGGTCTGGATGAGTCGGGCGCAAGAGTCTTTTCCACGGATGCATCCGGCTCCTATGTCCTCGCAAATGCATCCAAAACCATTGAGATTAGACTCCCGGAAACAGAGTGCCGGTCCGCAAAGAACGTAAGTGTCCTTCTTTCTTCAGAAGATCTAAAACTGGAAGCTTCTACCCAAATCCAGCAACAATTCTGTGAACGAGGCCATTAA
- a CDS encoding spore coat U domain-containing protein, which produces MKRFQIFLLFGFSLILCVTASAATLSGTLDISATVAAAGCSSVSTTAVAFGNVSPGTSANGNGNVTVTCNSGVNYSIALDAGQHLSSSSRRMQSGSNFMDYSLFQDLARTVLWGDGGTAPGNPKNDTGNGSAQGHTVFGTASPTLLQPSGSYTDVVNVTVTF; this is translated from the coding sequence ATGAAACGATTTCAAATCTTTTTGCTCTTTGGATTCAGCCTGATTCTCTGCGTAACCGCCTCGGCCGCAACGCTGAGCGGTACATTAGACATCAGTGCAACTGTTGCGGCGGCCGGTTGCTCCAGTGTGAGCACAACCGCTGTAGCGTTCGGAAACGTCAGTCCAGGAACAAGCGCAAATGGCAACGGCAACGTAACGGTTACGTGCAACAGCGGCGTGAATTATTCGATTGCACTCGATGCAGGCCAGCATTTGTCTAGTAGCTCCCGGCGGATGCAATCCGGCAGCAATTTCATGGATTACAGCTTGTTCCAGGATCTCGCACGCACTGTACTCTGGGGTGATGGCGGGACTGCGCCTGGGAATCCGAAAAATGATACGGGGAATGGTTCGGCGCAGGGCCATACAGTATTTGGTACTGCCAGTCCAACACTCCTTCAGCCGAGTGGAAGTTACACGGATGTTGTAAATGTGACCGTCACGTTCTAG
- a CDS encoding spore coat U domain-containing protein: MKRYQLFLIIALIVAFSHFAVAGTLSSNLDVGATVGAAGCSALSTTAISFGTVSPGTGAQANGAITITCSSGVNYSIALNEGLNFSGGIRRMVNDGFVGPEFMTYELFQDTFHANPWGNGSTAPGDPVNGTGNGSPQNHTVFGDTTADSTQREGAYQDTVNVTVTF, translated from the coding sequence GTGAAACGGTATCAACTTTTCCTGATCATTGCTTTGATTGTGGCTTTTTCCCACTTCGCTGTTGCCGGGACGCTCAGCAGTAACCTGGATGTCGGCGCAACCGTTGGGGCTGCCGGCTGCTCCGCGCTGAGCACGACCGCGATCAGCTTCGGGACTGTTTCGCCAGGAACGGGCGCACAGGCCAATGGCGCCATTACGATCACCTGCTCATCCGGAGTCAATTACTCGATCGCCTTGAATGAAGGACTGAACTTTTCGGGTGGAATTCGCCGGATGGTGAATGATGGTTTTGTTGGTCCTGAATTTATGACGTACGAGCTGTTCCAGGATACGTTCCACGCGAATCCCTGGGGAAACGGCTCCACAGCTCCAGGGGATCCGGTAAATGGAACCGGGAATGGTTCTCCTCAGAATCACACTGTGTTCGGCGATACTACAGCCGACTCAACCCAGCGAGAAGGAGCGTATCAAGATACCGTGAATGTCACGGTCACATTCTAG